One Argentina anserina chromosome 6, drPotAnse1.1, whole genome shotgun sequence genomic window, GGAGTCCGCGGCTGACCTGAAAATCTTAGAGAGCAAAGACAGCCGGCAGGCATCTTGAGGACTCGTCAGCGATATGATGTTGGCTATGCAACCCTCCGGCAACTCTTGCAGATCCATCAGCACTGTGATTGTTGGGTCGGTTGAACTGTGTGTTGTTTTCTTCGGTTTGGTCCAAGACCTATTTATAGGAGTCATATACTATTGGCATATTAGCCAAAATACCCATAAACTTGTCTATTATTGTAACTTTGCACCTCAAATTTTGGCAATTGTGAAAGGAATTTTACCTCGTAAATTTAGCGAATATTGCCAATTCGAAGATGCAATTGTTACTTTTCCATCCAAACGTGAAACATGTGCCAAGTGGAATACGTATCGATTCCTAATGAACTTGCCAATTGATGCAAGATTGCAAGTTCATGAGGTAAAATTCCTCACTTGCAATTTTAGAGTCTAACGATATCAGTCAAATTTAGAGCGTATTTTGACAAATTAGTGAAAATTCGTTAATAATTTTATACGTTTCAAATAACGAAATTCTATACCTAAATTCTTCAAATCTTATAGTCACAACGTGTGTCGTGTGAGTCAACAGTGTTGTTTATTCTTATATATCATTTTAGACCATTCAGACAAACAATAAAGGAAATTCATGGAAATTGACTATGCAACCATTTGAAATGTGATCTCAAATTCAGAGAGATTCCAACAGTAGTGAGAGTATTGGGTAAATCAATAGCACGTAAATGTAAAATCTTATACAAAAAAGAATTGACAATATGACGGTACATGTGTCTTGAGTCTTAGAATGTAACAGATGTATTCTCGATTATATTGTCTTGCTCTATAAATCAAGGCATTGGGATACTTGAGGCAGCTAGACTATCGTTCGAGCTGGTTATCTTCTATAGTGATTGTGAGGTGTGAAGATTAGATTTTTGTTAGAATACACCAACAAAGTGAGCAGTTTAGAGCTGGTTATGAACTTATGATggcatatatatgtcaaagacaAAACAGTATCCCTAAATAACTGGTGACGAAGATTATTCATCCTTGATTGGTTGGACACCCTCCATGTATAGCCTGTAATGTTAACTGAAACTCAATTACATTCCCACATTTTGCTCTCTTTATTTTAAAATGGCAAAGCATCCCCCTCACATCTCCCACCTTTTTCTGACGAGAAGTATAAGGAATAGTCTCACATTGTGTACCCTCCAAAACTTAGCAATCCCATTCGCTCTCTTCTCCTTTGTTTTGTTAATGACTCCAATTTTTTTCCCCCGTAGCTCCAATCTGCAATTAGCTGCCATCGCCCCACCTTCGGGGTCCTCCTTCTTCAATTTCCTCGGAGGACCCTGATCCCACTCCTCCGCCTCCTCCTCTCATTTCTTGTCGAACAAGTTTTGTACGTAAAAACTGGAAGAAAAAGCATCGACTGGCTGGGGTGGACGAGATGAGTTGCTTTCCGTGTTTTGGCTCACAGAGAAGTAAGAGATCAAATAACAGGAGAATAGATCATGCTTCTGCACCTCCTGTTGAACAAGGTAAgttttttagttttcttttaaatCACTGCAATTGATTTGTTTTGATATTAGAAGCTAGCTCCTTGGTAAATCATCCACACAAATAAAAACCTCGTTATAAACCCTAAATCAAATTTAATCGTCATGAATCGGTATCAACGTAATTGTTGCTAGAcagaaatcttctttgatcgATAAATTTGAGGCTGAACATATTCTATAATTGGCTTAAACGCTTGATGCTCTCCCTTTCCTTTCATCACTCTCGGAATCCCTCACCTTTTTCACAATGCTGCATGGTAGCGGGGACTTCCCTATATGTTATACTAGTCTTCCTGTACGCACCTTAAAGACTACTACTGTCTTTGTCTGCAGAAATGAAAAAACCAAAACCTGGGGAGACACAGCACGGGACACACTCAACGCACTCATCACACTCAGCAGCACACACAAAACAGCGGACACACTCAGTGGAAGTTGACGTATCACAAATCAATGCAAAGAGTTTCACTTTCCGTGAGCTAGCTTCAGCAACAAAGAACTTCCGTCAGGAGTGCCTATTGGGCGAAGGTGGATTCGGAAGAGTCTATAAGGGAACTCTTCAGTCGAGTGGGCAGGTTAGAACAACTCGTGCTTTGTTCGTAATGCATGAGTCTTCAAAATGCATGCAGGTTGTTCCTTCATGTTGGTTATAATTTGTTTTCCTATCTTGTTTGTAGGTGGTGGCTGTGAAGCAACTCGATAGAAATGGAATGCACGAACACAAGGAATTTCTAGGAGAGGTTTTGACACTAAGCCTCCTGCACCATCCAAACCTAGTTAATCTAATTGGCTATTGTGCCGACGGAGATCAAAGGCTTTTGGTGCACGAATTCATACCAGGGGGCACTCTAGAAGACCGAGTTCTTGGTACATGccattttcttttctgctACTGTTTCTTCAGTTAGGATTATTTCAGTTGTTCCATATATATCATCATGATGACTTGATGAGTATGTAAATGACCTCAATAATTATGTGCAGATAACCAGGCAGGTAAAATGACATTAGATTGGTACACGAGGGTAAAAATAGCTTATGGTGCTGCTCTGGGACTGGAGTACTTGCACGAGAAGGCCAATCCACCCGTCATATATCGGGACTTTAAATCTTCAAATATCTTGTTAGATGAAGAATTCAATCCAAAGATCTCGGATGTTGGACTTGCCAAGCTTGGTAATTCCGGAGATAGGATGCATGGACCATCAAGGCTAATGGGCGCATATGGTTTCTGTGCTCCAGAGTATTCAAGAACTGGTGAAGTCACAATGAAGTcggatgtatatagtttcggGGTTATCCTACTGGAGCTAATTACTGGAAGAAGAGCCATTGACACTACAAGAGCAAATGATGAGCAAAATTTAGTTGCTTGGGTAAAATTCTTTCTCAATACAGGTGATTATGTGACCTCACAGGCCTATAGAAATCAAATTTAATGTAACTTTGTTGTGTTTTGTACATGTGAGCAGGCACAACCCTTATTTAGGGACCCAAAAAAGTATCCTGATATGGCAGATAGTTTGCTGAACAAGCAATTCCCAGAGAAAGACCTAAATCAGGCTGTTGCAATAGCAGCCATGTGTCTGCAAGATGAGGCATCAGTTCGGCCATTCATGAGTGATGTTGTAACCACTCTAAGTTTTCTTTCTACTAGtcctcctcctcctgctcCTGTTCTAGATGATACAGTCCAGGATGGTAACTCTGAACGTGGTTCTGAAGGTGTTTCCAACGATGATGGGAGCGATGGAGAGGCTTCAGATAATGAGAGTAACAGAAGTTCAGAACATGACCGCGGCCATTATGCTAATGACAGTCCAGACAAGGATGGTAATGACGGGAGCTTGCGTCAA contains:
- the LOC126800375 gene encoding probable serine/threonine-protein kinase PBL24, with amino-acid sequence MSCFPCFGSQRSKRSNNRRIDHASAPPVEQEMKKPKPGETQHGTHSTHSSHSAAHTKQRTHSVEVDVSQINAKSFTFRELASATKNFRQECLLGEGGFGRVYKGTLQSSGQVVAVKQLDRNGMHEHKEFLGEVLTLSLLHHPNLVNLIGYCADGDQRLLVHEFIPGGTLEDRVLDNQAGKMTLDWYTRVKIAYGAALGLEYLHEKANPPVIYRDFKSSNILLDEEFNPKISDVGLAKLGNSGDRMHGPSRLMGAYGFCAPEYSRTGEVTMKSDVYSFGVILLELITGRRAIDTTRANDEQNLVAWAQPLFRDPKKYPDMADSLLNKQFPEKDLNQAVAIAAMCLQDEASVRPFMSDVVTTLSFLSTSPPPPAPVLDDTVQDGNSERGSEGVSNDDGSDGEASDNESNRSSEHDRGHYANDSPDKDGNDGSLRQLSGVDSKEWHSFERDGNTSSGDLRSKSKSNKSDQDTSLISQDKFGSATSRSNSEESNEVGISQSNNRVPQEEESQETTVTLGEIKSADISNGKSKSVNFLDRTTSLRA